In Lolium perenne isolate Kyuss_39 chromosome 5, Kyuss_2.0, whole genome shotgun sequence, the sequence tatgaacttcagaggtgcctgagcatttatgttttgctgatcaaatatgggcaagcgagataccactctatcatattcttttatgaacattgcaatcctgcttatatacatggttcatgatgcttattattaattgttggtacctctccatgattgacatagctatggatgatcttatttgcatgtaccttattatgaattgcctaagtgttagccatagcatgagaatatttacatcatatgaacaaatgtgttcgtgaaagttcttttatcgctcagttgttaactgaattgcttgaggacaagcaataagctaagcttggggggagttgatacgtccaaaacgtatctactttcccgaacacttttgctgttgttttgcctctaatttgtgtattttggatgcaactaacacggactaacgctgtttttagcagaactgttctgatgtctcgtttttgtgcagaaatccaactttcaggaaaaacctcgggattttgacagaaggccctattttcccagaatactgacggagccagaaggacaaatcaagtggaggcccgagggccccacaccataaggcggcgcggcctagggggggccgcgcggccctatggtgtggccccctcggccggcctccgacgccctccttcggactacttatcggcctcgaccgaaaaacgcacagagagaagtcgaagtcgccagaaaccctccagaacgccgccacatcgcgaaactccgtctcgggagccagaagtctccgttctggcactccgccgggacggggaattggaggagatcatcgccatcatcaccgccaacacctctacatcaaccagccatgtttcccccatccatgtgtgagtaattcccccgctgtaggccgaaggggatggtagggattggatgagattggtcatgtaatagtcataagattgttagggcatagtgcctagtatccgtagatgttacttttatgatattgttgcaacttgttatgcttaatgcttgtcactagggcccgagtgccatgatctcagatctgaacatgttattgattcatgaagatattcgttgtttttgatcttacctgcaagttgtatacacatgtcgctgtccggaaccaatggccccgaagtgacagaaatcgggacaaccggaggggatggtagtgatgtgaggatcacatgtgttcacggagtgttaatgctttgctccggtactctattaaaaggagtaccttaatatccagtagtttccctagaggcccggctgccaccggctggtaggacaaaagatgttgtgcaagtttctcattgcgagcacgtacgactatatatggaacacatgcctattgattgattagtacttggataccgttttattattatctgcaaatgccttgcttgactgttacatgagtttctctcatccatgcaacgcccgttcatccgtccccgtgcctacagtattttaatcctgttgtttactaaaatcactactgctgtctttgttactctgctgctgttatttcactatgcatcttgctataaaactgttacctcttgataaactcttgcgagctagtctgtttccaggtgcagctgaattgacaactccgctgttaaggctttcaagtattctttgtctccccttgtgtcgaatcaataaattgggttttacttccctcgaagactgttgcgatcccctatacttgtgggtcatcaaaagcCTCTGTGAAAGCCTCCACTTTCCCCTCTTGATCTGTAACAAGCTCCTCACCAACCTTCACTGAGGCAATGTAGTTTTTCACTCTTCTACCGTTGGCAACGGCATGAAAGAGCGATGTATTGGCGTCCCCCTCTCTCAACCATCGGATCCTCGATCTTTGTCTCGCCATCGTCCTCTCTACCGACGCAAGCCCAAGGACAGATTGCTTGAGCATCCTCCTTAGCCAGAACTCCACCGGGGTGAGTGTTCGCCTCTCCTGTGCCACGTCTAAGCGTAGAATCAGGGTATTCGCGATCGCAATGTTAAGTTTGATGTTCCCAACTCTCTTCTGTCCCCAGGACTGTAGGTGCTCTGCTGCATTTCTAAAGAGCGCATCTAGCCTCCGGAAAGGGTCTACAATTGCGGGGTCACAAACCCAAGCCTCCTTGACCGCCTCATCAAACCCATCCAGCTTTAGCCAACAGTTCTCGAACCTAAACCTCCTCTTCGGCCTAAAAGCCGCGTTTAGAGCCAAATGCAGTGGTGCATGATCCGAAACCGATGAAGAGAGACCATGCAACACTGCGTCAAAGTGCTGTAAGTCCCAATCCACCGAGACCAGCACCCTCACAATGCGTGTGAGGGTAGCTCTTTCTCTCTCATTGCTCCAGGTGTAGGTCCTCCCGTGCATATAAAGGTCCTTGAGCTCGTGCTCGTGGACGAAAGCTCTGAAACGCTGCATCATATTCCTGTCCAGATTCTCATTATTTTTCTCTGAAGCATTTAGGATCGTATTGAAGTCTCCAGCAACCATCCATGGACCCGGGCAAAGGGTCCTTCTCTCCGAAAATTCCTCCAGAAACATGATTTTCTCCTCTGCCGTCTGGGGCCCATACACAGTGGTAAGCCACCACTTAGATCCATCTCTATTCGTGATCTCTCCGGTAATGGCAAAGGAATCATAACTCACATGGTTGATTTGTAACGCCGAGGAGTCCCAAGCCAAGACCACTCCTCCTCTCATCTCCTCCGCCGGCAAGAACACAAAACCGTCAAAAGACGAGCCCAAACACTGTGAAACATAGAACTCATCCACCTCCGATACTTTAGACTTCGAGATACAAACAATGCTCACATGCAAACTGTCAATGAACTCCCTAATAGCACTCCTTTTGGCTGGATCGTTTGTGCCACGAACGTTCCAGAACAACATCTCTAGATTACAATCCATAAACACAGATCGCAAACTCCACTCCACACAACCGGACGCCTAATGCGCCGCTACCACTACTCTGCAGCCCTCCTGCTGCTCGAAACTCTGGGGTACCATCTTGCCAAAGATGGACGCCATAACCCTCACGTGTCTGTCACCAAGCGGCGAGTCGAAGATCTCGTTGAAACTGGCCAGATGCTCCTCATCCACGGCCAGCTCCTCAGGGCAAATGCCCAGTGCCTTGAGAAGCATTGTCTCTGCAGCAGAGGCCTTGGGCGCCTTCTTCCCCCTCGCATCAGCAGCCACCGCTGCACTCCTAGTCATCCGTCTGGGTGTGAAAGGCTCCGCCTCCGCTCTCAGTCTAGACGAGCTCTCCACCTCACGTAGCAGCGGAGGGGCCAGCTTCTTGAGAATGGAGGCGCAGAACAGCTTGATACGGCCAAGCGCAAGCCTCTCCTGCTGCAGCTCTAGCTCTGCTGTGCCTCCCTCAGCGAACACCTCCGGTGTAACCTCCTCCAGATCTGGGTCCTCCTGAACTCTGCGCGGGACCATTTGCATGTCGCTGTTGGGTCCAGTAAACGACATACATGGGGAGCTCAACAGCTCCCTCTCTACACTCTCCAAGCTCCGATGTTGTTCCGAAGCTGCTAGGCCTGAAGCAAACTCAACTGCGCGAACTGGCCCACCAATCTCCCCATCCGAGAGCGATACCTGGAAGTATGCTTCCTCCTTGCCCCAGGCAAGCTGACCTTCTTCCAAGCCTAAAGCTCCTGTGGCAGACGAGCCAACACCCGAACACGTGTCGGACAGCGATGCCACCTCCTTGTCTGAGCCTGCCTCCTCAACGTTCGGTCCGACTTGTACCAGAAAAGGCACCTCTCGAACCTCCTCCACGTTCAAATCCAAGCCAACCGCACCCGCCGCTGCACCCACCAAGGGGCCCGCCGCATCCGGCCTCAACCTCTCTTTAGCGTGGTCAACAGAAACAGCCCGAACCTGCTCCATCTGGGCCCCTGGGGCAGCAACGGAAGCCCCCAACGTATCAGCATCGGGATCCGCTGCACCCAGCTGCACATCGGGATCCGCAGCGGACGGGAGAGATTCCAACGCGTCTTGCCAGACAACCGGAGCTTTCCCACGATCAGTCGCTATCTCCGGCCCCTCCTTTGGGCCCACCTGGGGAATATCCGGAGCATCTGCCGCTGTGGCCATGCGCCCACCAACTCCACCACCCTCCGATCGCGCAGCTGCCAGTGATCCGACGGTTGCATGTGGACCTTCCTTCTCTGCGTCTACCAACCTTTCCCCGACCGGCGGCACAGAGAACGCCTGGCCCCCCTCTGACGCAGCAGAGCTGGACGCCGCCATCTTGACCGTGAAAGGATCAGGCCGGTCCAAAGGAGGTAGGCCCCACGAGCCCCCCTCCACCACAGgcatggtgatacgtctccgacgtatcgataatttcttatgttccatgccacattattgatgatatctacatgttttatgcataatttatgtcatatttatgctttttccggcgctaacctattaaaaagatgccgaagagccagttgttgttttctgctgtttttggtttcagaaatcctacaaaggaaatattctcggaattggacgaaatcaacgcccagggtcctatttttgcacgaagcttccagaagtccgagggagagacgaagtggggccacgaggcgccgccacaacagggcggcgcggcccaggccttggccgcgcggcgctggtgtgtggggccctcgtgtggccccctgacctgcccttccgcctacatataatcttcgtcgcgaaacccccagtactgagagccacgatacggaaaaccttactgagacgccgccgccgccaatcccatctcgggggatt encodes:
- the LOC139831593 gene encoding uncharacterized protein; protein product: MVAGDFNTILNASEKNNENLDRNMMQRFRAFVHEHELKDLYMHGRTYTWSNERERATLTRIVRVLVSVDWDLQHFDAVLHGLSSSVSDHAPLHLALNAAFRPKRRFRFENCWLKLDGFDEAVKEAWVCDPAIVDPFRRLDALFRNAAEHLQSWGQKRVGNIKLNIAIANTLILRLDVAQERRTLTPVEFWLRRMLKQSVLGLASVERTMARQRSRIRWLREGDANTSLFHAVANGRRVKNYIASVKVGEELVTDQEGKVEAFTEAFDDPQV